The genomic stretch AATTCCCTTTAGGATAACTATCCGATAGTTTTTAATAGTTATGAAAGAATATGTATATAAAACGTAGAAAGTTTTGTCTTTATTTTACTAAAAGAAGACGAAGAGAAGATATTTTATTCCATAGAGATTTTTGATTTGAAATTAAGATGTTTTTATTACGTATTTGTTTTGGTACTCAATAGTTTATTAGTCCAGGTAGCCTAAGGCTTTTAACTTTTGTATCATATCAGGCGGTAGGGAAGTTGTGTTTCCAGTGTTATAATATTTTTCCTGTTCCTCATTTGAGATATATGACATCAGTTTCTGTACAGTATTGGGGTAATCGGCTGATATGTCCAAATTTTCATTAGGGTCATTGCTAATATTAAACAGTTTAACAGTATTCTTGTTCTTGTCAAGTATAAGTTTCCATGGATAATCAACAACGGCTTCCAGATTCAGATCCATATCAGACCATGGTCCCCAAGTCACAATTTTTGAAATAACATCATCATTTTGTTTTATCAGGTCATATCCTTCAAATTGAGGAGGAATAGGAAGTCCTATCAGGGATACAATAGTTTTCGCTAATCCTGCAGTTGAGATATTTTTATCCACTCTTTTTGGAAGTATACCTTTACCGTAGATGATTACAGGAACTCTTATTTGTTCTTCATAAACCGTGGTACCATGACCCACACCTTTATGCTCCCAGAATTCTTCGCCATGGTCTGAGATAATGAAAAAAATTGTGTTTGGAAATTTATGGCTGATGAATTGAACTAATTTTTCTATCTCTGCATCAGTAAATCTTATTTCTGCGTGGTATCTCCGTTTAATTTCATTTTGTGCTGAAGTAGACAACTCAAACGGTGGGGGCTCTTCTCGCTTACCAATAAGATAATATATTAAATTTGTTGCATACTCAAAAAATGGGTCTGGTTCTAATCGACTTTTTTCTTCATCCGTTATATTTGCTGTTGTCTTGAAGTACTGAAGGAAAGAGTCTGGGGGAGTATATGGCATGTGAGGATCCATGTAGTGGGCATATAGAAAAAAAGGCTGTCTTGGATTTCTCATAAATTCCAATGATTTTGTGGTTACAGTTGAGGCAATTCCTCCATTATCAAAATAAAAATGTGATTTTTTAAATCCTTGTGCAAATCCAAGTAACGGTGCCAGATTGGCGTTTGTTTGCACCGCATAAGTTTCATACCCATGTTGTGCAAGATATTCAGGCAGAGTTAAAATTGCATCACTAAGAATATCGCTCGTAGGAGCATTCGGGTCCTCTTTCATAACGCTGTAGCGGACACCGTGTTTTTCTGGGGGTAAGCCTGTTAAAAAAGTAGCAAGGGTCGGTTTTGTCCAACTACAAGGAGTAATAGCATTAGGTATATATATAGATTTCTTTGTAAGGTTTGATAGAAATGGTGTAATAGGGTTAGGATTTAGTTCAGGATTGATACAATCAGCCCTTACTGTGTCAATAAGAATAAAGACAACATTAGGAGGTGCTAATATTTTTTTCTGGATATAGTAGCCTGCAAAGATGAAAACAAAGGCTAAGAAAAGTAAACCAATAATAAGAATTTTTTGGGTTTTATTCATTTTGTTATATACTTAGATTAACTTTCAGTTTCTATTTCGAGGTCGTAAACAAATGAATGTTCTCCTTGTAATGGGCATTGAACCAGCCATTCCCCTTTAGGAGACATAATTCCAGAAGCAGAATTAATTACGCCGAATTGAGAACCCGCATTTACAGTTACAATATAGCATTTGCTTTCACGGGCTCGTAATCGGAGGTTAATATCATAGTATGGAAGGTAAGTCTGGTCTATACCAGTATTTGCAAGATGAAAAATTATCTGTGCTCCTCGTTTGCCTAACTGGTAAGATAATCTCGGGTCATGATATGGACCGAATCCAGGTGCGACCCAGAAATCATTGCCAAGCAAACAACCAAAGGTAATTCCTTTGTACTTAAAAATTCTTAGTTCTTCTCCAGGGCGACACCAACGACGGTCTTCTTCCGTAGGGACTAATTTCTCCTGTGTCCCTAATAATTTCCCTTCATCAGTGTAAATCCGTGCTTGAATATAAGTTTGTTCATTCATTCTTACACCAGTGCCAATAATGGCAGTAATATATGATTTTTTACAAGCAGACGCTATTTGTTTCCATGCTTCGGGTGTTCTAACATCACTAAAATTGTTGTTATAACCTGTAAGACTCATTTCAGGAAATACGATAATGTCACAATCTCCTTTTTGGATGTAATCTAATATTTTGGGAAGATTATCTTTTTTTGAATTCCCGACTATCATCTGGACACCTCGAATACGTAATACTGCCATAAAACTTTCCTTCTCTTATTTTTCTTAACTTAACGATATTATGTCAAAAAAAGATTGCTATTTTAAATTTGAGTTAGGTCATCCATATCGTTTCATTTTGAGTTTTAAAATAAAGGTTAATTTTATACTAAGTTATTATTATTAATCTCAGTTTTATTTTTAAAATAATAAAAATAATAAATGAAAAATTTGACTTCCTTGTTATAAAAAAGTTAATATATAGAGTTATGAGTCTGAGATTTTAAAAATGTTCTCTTTTTTTATAAAATAGTGTATAATATTTAATAGAGTTGAAATAGGATCGTTGTATCGAAGGTTTAGTTAATACTAATGATGTTAATGGAGATAAAAAGTTAATATCATTGATAATTGATAGAAAGACATTGGGCAGGAAATGAAAGTGGCAAATATTCAATATGATAGTGAAAATAAGGACCCAATAGAAATAATTGAGTTAGAAATTGCTGATTGGGATAAATATCACCGTGAAATTTTTGCCCGTTTTTCTACAATAATAGAAAGAATAACGGAAAGACTTCCACGGTTTCGGCATTCTTTGAAGAATCGTAAGAGTTTGAATGCATATTTTCAGCGGGTTAAGAACCTTCTGGATAAAGCGAACTCCCTCGAGGAGCGTAAAAATCTATCTAAAAAAGCACAGGGGCAAATTCGAGAAATTCGTTCTGCTTTAGCTCATTGTTATACAGCAATTGTTGCCTTTGAGAATGCATTCAATACAACGCTGGCATTATTAGAACGGATACCAGAAGATACAATATCCGTTTCTTCTGATATTTCTACGATTATTAAATCAAAAACACAGGAAGAGGAGCTTTTAAAAGAATTACAAATGGTTCAAGGGATGGGCCCTGCATCTCCCAAATCAGAGATTAAAAGTGAATTTGTGAGTGTAATGAAAGAGGAGGAGATAGAAGAAACAGAGGAAAAAGTAAAAATTGGTGATTTATTGGTTAGAGAGGGAATAATATCACGGGAGCAGTTACATAAAGCACTTGTTTACCAGAGGCAAGGGAGTCATAAGAGAGAACATTTAGGTTCTATTTTAGTGAGGCTTGGGTATGTGGATGAGGATACAATTTCTAAAGTATTAGCAAAACAGAGTGGTTATCCGTATATAGAGGATTTGAGGAACG from Candidatus Hydrogenedens sp. encodes the following:
- a CDS encoding sulfatase is translated as MNKTQKILIIGLLFLAFVFIFAGYYIQKKILAPPNVVFILIDTVRADCINPELNPNPITPFLSNLTKKSIYIPNAITPCSWTKPTLATFLTGLPPEKHGVRYSVMKEDPNAPTSDILSDAILTLPEYLAQHGYETYAVQTNANLAPLLGFAQGFKKSHFYFDNGGIASTVTTKSLEFMRNPRQPFFLYAHYMDPHMPYTPPDSFLQYFKTTANITDEEKSRLEPDPFFEYATNLIYYLIGKREEPPPFELSTSAQNEIKRRYHAEIRFTDAEIEKLVQFISHKFPNTIFFIISDHGEEFWEHKGVGHGTTVYEEQIRVPVIIYGKGILPKRVDKNISTAGLAKTIVSLIGLPIPPQFEGYDLIKQNDDVISKIVTWGPWSDMDLNLEAVVDYPWKLILDKNKNTVKLFNISNDPNENLDISADYPNTVQKLMSYISNEEQEKYYNTGNTTSLPPDMIQKLKALGYLD
- a CDS encoding carbon-nitrogen hydrolase family protein; this translates as MAVLRIRGVQMIVGNSKKDNLPKILDYIQKGDCDIIVFPEMSLTGYNNNFSDVRTPEAWKQIASACKKSYITAIIGTGVRMNEQTYIQARIYTDEGKLLGTQEKLVPTEEDRRWCRPGEELRIFKYKGITFGCLLGNDFWVAPGFGPYHDPRLSYQLGKRGAQIIFHLANTGIDQTYLPYYDINLRLRARESKCYIVTVNAGSQFGVINSASGIMSPKGEWLVQCPLQGEHSFVYDLEIETES